A part of Acropora palmata chromosome 6, jaAcrPala1.3, whole genome shotgun sequence genomic DNA contains:
- the LOC141884398 gene encoding substance-K receptor-like: protein MNKTPVSTRLCREEYIDIRIVLITVVIIGSIVGNAIICLLLIRFKTLRTVPNLLVANLAFIDILNAMTNMPLMIMWYICKMPFLKGRFISWFIVSWYVFFMYLTVFNLTVLTMDRYGALVHGFRYHSWKTIHKAKISVVCVWLLAVAYTYSMFILGLSIDLGDAPVLVYRTQYLMKFGKHFIIPGYLVPFTIMLILGGIIWFTVHRHSKHILPFTSKTKQVKSDVETAKTIGLTCMAFFCMGVFPMLLHNFATIHDTWIHFLAFFLTHSNSMMNPVIYPLKTRRFRRTFTLLLREPCGKSQPHVQKPINHHTDVNLKAKNLSSKKKEAASLTSSILRDRN, encoded by the exons ATGAACAAGACACCAGTTTCGACGAGACTTTGTCGTGAGGAGTACATAGACATtcgtattgttttgataacaGTGGTTATTATTGGATCTATCGTCGGCAATGCCATCATTTGCCTTTTGCTCATCCGATTCAAGACCCTCCGTACGGTGCCGAATTTACTGGTGGCAAACTTAGCTTTCATTGACATCTTGAATGCTATGACAAACATGCCACTTATGATTATGTGGTATATTTGTAAAATGCCTTTTCTTAAAGGTCGCTTCATATCCTGGTTCATTGTATCGTGGTACGTGTTTTTTATGTATCTAACTGTGTTTAACCTTACCGTTCTTACAATGGATCGCTATGGAGCTCTTGTTCACGGTTTCCGTTACCACTCGTGGAAGACAATACACAAAGCTAAAATCAGTGTTGTTTGTGTATGGCTTCTTGCAGTGGCTTATACGTACAGTATGTTCATATTGGGACTCTCCATCGATCTTGGAGATGCTCCTGTGTTGGTATACCGAACACAGTATTTGATGAAGTTTGGAAAACACTTTATCATACCAGGTTACCTTGTTCCTTTCACCATTATGCTGATTTTGGGTGGAATAATTTGGTTTACTGTGCACAGACACAGCAAACACATCCTGCCGTTCACTTCGAAAACGAAACAAGTCAAAAGCGACGTGGAGACCGCCAAGACGATCGGTTTGACTTGCATGGCTTTCTTCTGCATGGGTGTTTTTCCGATGCTTCTACACAACTTTGCTACAATTCATGACACGTGGATTCATTTCTTGGCATTTTTTCTTACACATTCAAACAGCATGATGAATCCGGTAATCTACCCACTAAAGACACGCAG GTTTCGACGAACCTTCACTCTTTTACTGAGGGAGCCTTGTGGAAAATCACAGCCGCATGTGCAAAAACCTATTAACCATCACACGGATGTCAACTTGAAAGCAAAGAATTTGTCATCCAAGAAGAAAGAAGCTGCATCACTGACATCCTCTATTCTCCGGGACAGAAATTGA